From Candidatus Amoebophilus asiaticus 5a2, the proteins below share one genomic window:
- a CDS encoding ankyrin repeat domain-containing protein: MKRTYTLFQQYIARLLLISLCLQSCGGGFTNNPLIPTRKEQIASTQTDTQSILPQAHIQPLVDKTLTTQGGHTITLYKEAGVLKAEVAMNAPQGFSKSYDGLGVYIEQGSELSALPRLDEQAQQRRIHFQLAQGDNPAHIIIYKGAGLMGGGNPDPTEEKEEESDEEKETYQQDLQAQEGNAQQLTTTTSLHTAIEKGDIMEVKKLINSKVDVNARNIKGLSPLYIAARQGYLEIIELLLNAGAAPNDKDEYGYTPLHLAMEYNHMEVAKLLIEKGADINATDNTGNTFLYMSILGFQLEMAKQLIELGADMNANLYAAVQKNDLEVAKQLIVLGADVHAKDKDENSLLHWTVRDEHIKKKNQIKIIKLLLKYGADINVKNKYQNTPLHWAVRNGHIEIAKLLLEKGVDVNAQGEYNNYPIHMAVGENVGKEEKQTEIVKLLLKYGADINVKNKYQNTPLHWAARNGHIEIAKLLLEKGVDVNVQGEYNNYPIHMAAVKGHTEITRLLIEKGAYVNVKGSNGCAPLYIANRNGRTEVVKSLETIGIMYLNDESVERDDQKAVESLKKEAEQGNAVAQRNLGFMYQNGREGLPQDNRLAIEWFIKSAEQGYVYGQTNLAWMYYNSKGTARNYHEAFKWYQKAADQGHPNAQCRLGWMYQNGKGVRKDHTKAFEWYEKAAEQGHEKAQFDLGEIYQYGWGVAENYNKALEWYRKAAENGDQAARKRISWLTKK, encoded by the coding sequence AGAACTTATACGCTGTTTCAGCAATATATAGCACGTCTTCTACTTATAAGTTTATGCTTACAAAGCTGTGGGGGAGGATTCACCAATAACCCACTTATTCCTACCCGAAAAGAGCAAATAGCATCTACACAAACTGATACACAATCAATCCTTCCTCAAGCACACATCCAACCGCTAGTTGATAAAACATTGACTACACAGGGAGGCCATACTATTACGCTTTATAAGGAAGCTGGGGTGTTAAAAGCGGAGGTTGCAATGAATGCCCCGCAAGGGTTTAGTAAAAGCTATGATGGATTAGGCGTATATATTGAGCAAGGATCAGAGTTATCGGCCCTACCTCGATTAGACGAGCAAGCACAGCAGCGCCGTATCCACTTTCAATTAGCACAAGGAGATAATCCAGCTCACATAATTATATATAAGGGAGCGGGTTTGATGGGGGGTGGTAATCCTGATCCTACAGAAGAAAAAGAAGAAGAAAGTGATGAAGAGAAGGAAACATATCAACAGGATCTACAAGCTCAGGAAGGTAACGCTCAACAGTTAACAACTACCACTTCCTTACATACAGCTATTGAAAAAGGAGATATAATGGAGGTTAAGAAATTAATAAATTCAAAAGTTGATGTAAATGCTAGAAATATTAAAGGATTATCCCCACTGTATATAGCTGCTAGGCAAGGTTATTTAGAAATAATTGAGCTATTACTAAACGCGGGGGCTGCTCCAAATGATAAAGATGAATACGGTTATACTCCTTTACACCTGGCTATGGAATATAATCATATGGAAGTAGCTAAACTATTAATAGAAAAGGGAGCTGATATAAATGCTACAGATAATACTGGCAATACTTTTTTATATATGTCTATTTTGGGATTTCAATTAGAAATGGCCAAGCAATTAATAGAATTAGGAGCAGATATGAATGCTAACCTGTATGCAGCTGTTCAGAAAAACGATCTAGAAGTAGCTAAGCAATTAATAGTGTTAGGAGCAGATGTGCATGCCAAAGATAAAGATGAAAATTCGCTCCTACATTGGACTGTTAGAGATGAACATATAAAAAAGAAAAATCAAATTAAAATAATAAAACTGTTACTAAAGTATGGAGCAGATATAAATGTTAAGAATAAATATCAAAATACCCCATTGCATTGGGCTGTTAGAAATGGACATATAGAAATAGCAAAGTTGTTACTAGAAAAAGGAGTGGATGTAAATGCTCAGGGTGAATATAACAATTATCCAATACATATGGCTGTTGGGGAGAATGTTGGGAAGGAAGAGAAACAAACAGAGATAGTAAAACTGTTACTAAAGTACGGAGCAGATATAAATGTTAAAAATAAATATCAAAATACTCCACTGCATTGGGCTGCTAGAAATGGACATATAGAAATAGCAAAGTTGTTACTAGAAAAAGGAGTGGATGTAAATGTTCAGGGTGAATATAACAACTATCCAATACATATGGCCGCTGTGAAAGGACATACAGAAATAACAAGACTTCTAATAGAGAAAGGAGCATATGTGAATGTTAAAGGCAGTAATGGTTGTGCTCCTTTATACATAGCTAATCGCAATGGTAGGACAGAAGTAGTAAAGTCTTTAGAAACAATAGGTATAATGTATCTAAATGATGAGAGCGTGGAAAGAGATGATCAAAAGGCTGTTGAAAGCCTTAAAAAAGAAGCTGAGCAAGGTAATGCTGTTGCACAACGCAATCTGGGATTTATGTATCAGAATGGAAGAGAAGGATTACCACAAGATAATAGATTAGCAATAGAGTGGTTTATAAAATCTGCTGAACAAGGCTATGTATATGGCCAAACTAATCTAGCGTGGATGTATTATAATAGCAAGGGGACAGCTCGAAATTATCATGAAGCATTTAAATGGTATCAAAAGGCCGCCGATCAAGGACATCCAAATGCTCAATGTAGATTAGGCTGGATGTACCAAAATGGAAAGGGAGTTAGAAAAGATCATACTAAGGCATTCGAATGGTATGAAAAAGCAGCTGAGCAAGGCCATGAGAAAGCACAATTTGATTTAGGAGAAATATACCAGTATGGTTGGGGAGTAGCGGAGAATTATAATAAAGCCCTTGAATGGTACAGAAAAGCAGCTGAGAATGGAGATCAAGCTGCAAGAAAGAGAATTAGTTGGCTAACCAAAAAATAA